The Terriglobales bacterium genome has a window encoding:
- a CDS encoding AI-2E family transporter, protein MEFWEHVHITGGALKRWLIAQTYDALAVAGLWLVGLSIIRIPWAPLWAILGGLFQFVPNVGGVLTIIGPATVAGLTGVFSGNWQKLLYLLILYAVVVVVDGLVLQPVIMKRTAKVPIWASLTVPIVLGLFLGFWGVLISAPLLAVFFTYRAKKRESAAQ, encoded by the coding sequence ATGGAGTTCTGGGAACACGTTCATATCACCGGAGGCGCACTAAAGCGCTGGCTGATCGCGCAAACCTATGACGCTTTGGCAGTGGCTGGGTTATGGCTGGTGGGATTATCCATCATTCGAATCCCCTGGGCTCCGCTGTGGGCGATTCTGGGAGGTTTGTTCCAGTTCGTGCCTAATGTGGGTGGTGTGCTTACCATAATCGGACCAGCCACAGTTGCAGGCCTGACGGGCGTTTTCAGTGGCAACTGGCAGAAACTGCTCTACCTGCTGATCCTGTATGCCGTGGTGGTTGTGGTGGACGGACTCGTATTGCAGCCGGTGATCATGAAGCGGACGGCAAAGGTGCCCATCTGGGCCTCGCTCACCGTTCCCATCGTTCTGGGACTATTTCTAGGCTTTTGGGGAGTGCTCATCTCAGCCCCTCTGCTGGCGGTGTTCTTTACCTATCGGGCGAAAAAGCGGGAGAGTGCGGCACAGTAG
- a CDS encoding YebC/PmpR family DNA-binding transcriptional regulator — MSGHSKWATIKHKKGALDAKRGKIFTRLIKEITIAAKSGGDPDKNPRLRKAVADAKAENMPADNIKRAIQRGTGELPGVSYEEFTLEGYGPGGVALLVEISSDNRNRTVSEIRHVFTKNGGNMAEAGAVAWMFHKKGDIVVPKSAAKEDDLMNIVLENGGEDLKDDGETWEVLTDPSSFESVLEAIKKAKITPTTAEVGMVPQNYIKLEGQAANTMIRLIEALDDHDDVQHVWSNFDVDIKQLEEVAG; from the coding sequence ATGTCTGGCCATTCAAAGTGGGCCACCATTAAGCATAAAAAGGGCGCTTTGGACGCCAAGCGCGGCAAGATTTTTACTCGCCTAATTAAGGAAATCACCATTGCAGCCAAGAGCGGCGGTGATCCCGACAAGAACCCCCGTCTGCGCAAGGCGGTGGCCGATGCCAAGGCGGAGAATATGCCCGCAGACAATATCAAACGGGCCATACAGCGCGGAACCGGCGAGCTGCCTGGCGTCTCTTACGAAGAATTCACACTTGAGGGATATGGCCCGGGTGGCGTGGCGTTGCTGGTGGAGATCTCCAGCGATAACCGCAATCGCACCGTGAGTGAGATTCGCCATGTTTTTACCAAGAACGGTGGCAACATGGCCGAAGCTGGTGCGGTGGCCTGGATGTTCCACAAGAAGGGTGACATTGTCGTTCCGAAATCTGCGGCCAAAGAAGACGATCTGATGAACATCGTGCTGGAGAATGGCGGCGAGGACTTGAAGGACGACGGGGAGACCTGGGAAGTCCTGACCGATCCCTCGAGTTTTGAAAGCGTTTTGGAGGCGATCAAGAAAGCTAAAATTACCCCGACTACTGCAGAAGTTGGGATGGTGCCGCAGAATTACATCAAACTGGAGGGCCAGGCCGCCAACACGATGATCCGCCTGATTGAGGCCTTAGACGATCATGATGATGTGCAGCACGTGTGGTCGAACTTCGACGTGGACATCAAGCAACTGGAGGAAGTGGCCGGGTAG
- a CDS encoding acyloxyacyl hydrolase has protein sequence MRIAGIVLLLLIANPCGKAQNSAESPLHQPVWEFGPWVGGGTGLGSASEFKFISAGARIGRVLTNEIGTGGFRGTFEWAADLMPIYEVRQSLFYTSGPSEWIYGGAFNPIVLKWNWTANPRIIPHFEAEGGVLFTTKEVPPGDTSRVNFLPGGAFGIYVMRSNRQAVDLSVHITHISNASMGDHNPGINATMQFRVGYTWFK, from the coding sequence ATGAGGATTGCCGGGATTGTCCTGTTGCTGTTGATCGCAAATCCGTGCGGGAAAGCACAAAATTCGGCAGAGAGTCCGCTGCATCAACCGGTCTGGGAATTTGGACCCTGGGTCGGCGGTGGCACAGGGCTTGGCAGTGCATCGGAGTTCAAATTCATTAGTGCAGGCGCCCGCATCGGCCGCGTGCTGACCAACGAGATCGGCACCGGCGGATTTCGGGGGACGTTTGAATGGGCTGCCGATCTGATGCCTATTTACGAAGTCCGGCAGTCTTTGTTTTACACGTCCGGACCGAGTGAATGGATCTACGGCGGGGCATTCAATCCCATAGTGCTTAAATGGAATTGGACCGCCAATCCGCGGATTATTCCTCATTTTGAAGCCGAGGGCGGAGTTCTGTTCACTACCAAGGAGGTGCCGCCTGGGGATACGTCGCGGGTGAATTTTCTGCCAGGAGGAGCATTTGGGATTTACGTTATGCGCTCCAATCGGCAGGCAGTAGATCTGTCAGTTCATATCACCCATATTTCCAATGCCAGCATGGGAGACCACAATCCGGGAATCAATGCCACCATGCAGTTTCGTGTGGGATATACCTGGTTCAAGTAA